CATCATCCAAGTGGTGATCATTTACCCAATGATGAAATTTGTGATAATGAAGAAGGAATAAAAATGAAAATATTAAGTGTAGTTGTCCCAGCTTATAATTCAGAAGATTATCTGCATCGTGCTGTTGATTCGCTACTAAGTGGAGCCGGCGATGTAGAGATCATTATTGTGAATGATGGTTCAACGGATAAAACAGAAGAAATTGCCAATCAATATCAGGAAGCCTATCCAGATACAGTCAAAGTGGTTCATCAGAAAAATGGTGGACATGGAGACGCGGTAACAACTGGATTATATGCTGCTACGGGTCGTTATTTTAAAGTGGTAGATAGTGATGATTGGGTCAATGAATCAGCCTATCAACGCGTTATAAAACAATTAAAACAATTAACGAATAATCGACAAGTCGATATGTTGGTAACGAACTATGTTTATGAAAAAGTTGGAGCTTTCCACAAAAAACGAGTGACCTATAAACGAGCTATCCCGGAAAATAAAGTGTTTGGTTGGAATGAGACCAAACTTCGCCAAGGTAACTATTTATTAGTGCACTCGATTATCTTTAAGACAGATCTATTAAAACGGATCAATCTTCATTTACCTCGACATACTTTTTATGTCGATAACTTATTTGTTTTTGAGCCGATGCACTATGTTAAAAGAATTTATTATTTGAACGTTGATTTTTATCGTTATTTTATTGGTAGAGAAGATCAATCAGTGAATGAAAACAAAATGATTGAACAAATCGATCAGCAACTTTTTGTCAATAAAAAAATGATTGAACTATATAGCTCTAATCAGGTAGAAGATGAATCATGTCGACAGTATCTTTTCCAGTTTTTAGAAATCGTCACTACAGTTTCTTCTGTTTTGGCGTTGAAGAGTAATACCGAAGAGGATCTTTGGAAAAAAGAAATGTTATGGAACTATATAGAAATACTTGATCCTGATTTGTATGCTCAGTTAAGAAAGCGATTTTTAGGTGCTTTACTATCAAGAAAGGGCTTTGGTATTCGCTACTTTGTTTTGCGGATTTATAAAACGTGTCAAAGAATTTATGGGTTTAATTAGAATGACCTGTTTATATAACCGAGTGTCTTAGGAACATGCAACCTTCTTGTTGCTCTATTTTACTACTTCCTCATAGTTTGGTATGATGAATGAAATCAGTAAAAATATAGTTAAAAAAAGGGAGTAATGAGATGGGATATGTTAAAAAGTTTTTTGTTTTAGTTGGGCTATTTTTAGTAAGCCAAATGGGGATGTTCATATTTAGTTTTGCTAAAGGAGCTTCCTTAGCGATGGGCAATGCCCAGTTATCATTGTTTGCAGCGATTGTACTGATGTTGGTAATTATTGGGAATATTTGGCTGCTGGTGTTTTTAGGGGGAAAGTTAGGTTTTTTAAACTTAAAATTTGATTTTTTTACTAAGAAAAATGTTGGGATTATTTTAGGCGGCTTTGTTTTAGCACGAGTGATTGCAATTGGAGGAACACTTTTATTAAATACCCAAGGATCAGAAACAACTGCAAATGACGCAGCGATTCAAATGATATTTACCGGAGAAAATCCTTTGTTGATCATATTATTGCTTGGAATTTCAGCACCAATTATGGAAGAAATTGTTTTTAGAGGCGGAATCATTGGCTATTGGCTAGAAAAAATTCCAGTAGTTGCTATTGCGATTAGTTCGATTGCATTTGGTTTGGTTCACGGACCGACAAACCTAATTAGCTTTTTGATTTATGGATTGATGGGCTTGATCATGTCGGTGGCTTATTACAAAACGCAACGGTTAGAAGTCAGTATAGCCATTCACTTTTTAAATAATATTTTAGCAGCGATTGTGATAGCACTTGGGATGGTTTAGAGGAATAAAGATAGTAAAAAAGCGAAAAATCAGGAATTGATTCTTCGCTTTTTTGATTGTACTTATTTAAACCCCTTCCGTAATTTCAATTTCTAATGTCTTATCACTAGTTGCTACTCCTTCCATCTCAACCTTATAAGCTTTTAAATCTTCCATTTTAAAGAACGGGTAATACAATCCAAAACTCAACAAAATTTGAACGATTTGCAAAACAGCTCCCCGCCAGCCGCTAACCATCAATCCTGCAATCACAGGTGGCATGGTCCATGGTAGATTAACCCCATTGGTCAATGGGACAATTCCAGTGGCCATGGCTGTATACGCAAGGATACACATCAACAGTGGTGCAATCACAAAGGGAATTAGCATCATTGGATTTAGCACGATCGGGATCCCGAAAACCAAAGGCTCATTAATATTAAATATTGCTGGCGCAAATGACAATTTTCCTAAAGTTTTGAACTGAACTGACTTTGCAAAGAAGAGACAAGCGATGGCCAATCCAATCGTTGCACTGGAGCCACCAAGTTTGACAAAATTACTATAAAACTGATAATTGACAATATTTGGTAATGGTTCACCAGCAGCAAAGGCTTGCGCATTTTCTACAGTCAGCGCGATCCAAATTGGCTGCATTACAGCACCAACAATATTCGAACCGTGGATACCAAATGACCATAGTAATGCTTCAAACAATAAAATAATCAACGTTGCTGGAAGTGAACTGCCTAATGCCAAGAGTGGCGTTTGCAAAACTTCAAAAATAAAATTTTGAGCCGTTTCATATGATGTAAACGTAAAACCAATTCGTATCAGATTAAATATAATTACGACAAAAAATCCCGGAATCAATGCAGAAAACGATTTTGCCACATTTGAGGGAACAGACTCCGGCATCTTGATCGTCCAGCCCTTTTGAACGACCCAACGGAAAATTTCAGCCGCTAAGATTGCTGTGATCATACCGACAAATAGACCAGATGCCCCGAAGTTACTTAAGGGTAAAAAAGAACCGTTTTCGGTTGCTGTGATCGGTGTTAAGATCAGAAAACCAACAAGAGCAATTGCTTGAGTTGAACCTCTATCAACAGAGTAGTATTTTGCCATTTCACTCGCAATACCCAAAATAACAAATAAGGTCATCGCATTCATCGTCATGTTGTTGACTTGAAGAAACAAAGACATCCAATCTTTACCTAAAACGGACTCCATAAACTGAATATAGGGCTTTATTGGCAATTGTGTAACAAGTAAGAACATCGAACCAATAATTAATAATGGCATGGCCACAAAAAAACCGTTTTTGATGGCAGAAAGATAACGATTTGAATCAAGTTTATAAGCGACCGGTCCAATTTTAGCTTGTAGTTTTTCTAAGAAAGTATTCATACTACTCCTCCTTTATTTTACGCTAGTTGATTTGAAAACCCTTACATTTTTTTGTAAAAAAACAATTCCCTCGCCTTTTAGTAAAAATAAAGAGGGGTAACCTTATTCTAGCGGATAGATTTGTTAAAATCAACTCAATTTGAGCAGTTATCTAGATAAAAAGATTTATTTATTTCAGATTACTCTGTGTTAACCGCAAAACAGTGTATTTAAAAAGAACTCGCCTTTTTAAATACACTGCTGTATTGAAATGCACAATTTTTACAAGATTCCGCGTATTAAGATAAGCAGGATCATGTGTACTGGATAAAATAAATAGAACCCCCATTTGACCCAATTTGGAGAGTAACCACGTTGTCCATTATAATTTAAAAGCAATGGAATAGTCATCAGAATACCAAGACCTGAAAGTAATTCATACCAAGGAACGGAGCTTGGTGCAATCATGTAAACGATCAACATCAATAAAAATAAGAAGCCTGTAGCATAAATAGGCGGGATGATTTTCTTTAATTTAACATCTTGAATACGATAAAATCCAAAAATAATCAAAACGCCAATTAAATTCCAGTCAGACATGATCGTTGCAAGTGAAAAGATGATCACCAATAAGACGTGAATAGCTATATTTTTGGTTCGATCGTATAAAGTAATCAATAGAAGTCCCATTAAAAGTGTAAAGAAAATATTATTGACTAATTCTGTCAAAGCAAAAGGGTAACCTGGATAAAATAAGACGTGGAATGGATAGATTGAAATAAGCCAAAATAAGCCTAAGCGTGCGGCATATTTTTTTATATTTCTCGTATAATGAAACCCTTCGACGAGTAAATAGGCCATGATAGGAAACGTCAGCTTTCCAATAAATTCTGTAAAGAAAAATAGTTGGTCTGAATACTCATAAACCCTAAAACCACTTCCAATATGATTAAGTAACATAGCAACAATCGCAATCACTTTTAAGTGAAATGCATCTAATTTTTTATTCATAAAATAATTCCCCCAAACTTTATGATTCAAAAATAACATAAGTAATTTGAAAAAGAGTGGGACTTTAGTTGGATTATTCAGTCAGACTTTTTGCGTTTGTTTTATGTAGAATACTCTAAACTGCTTGTTATGTAGCACTTTTTTCAGATTTAGATTTTTACATCGTGTAAAAAGAATGATATATTATTCTTATAAAGGAAGAGTAGCCACTGTTTTTAGTTAGACTTTGAACAAAACTATTTAGCTCTTGAAATGAAAGGAGGACGAAGATGAAAGAAGAACAAAGATTCGGCATCATGAAAAAATATGTTAATTGGGTGTTAGATATTGTTTTGGGCGTACTAGCACTACTTATTTTAATTTTTATGATACGTCAATTGATTGATATCGGTACGTTTATCAATAAACCGATGACGCCTAAAAACTTATCGATCGTCATGCAGGAAGTTGTAGCATTTTTCATGTTATTTGAGTTTATTATGATGGTGATCCGCTATATTCAAGAAGGGCATCATATTCCAATCCGGTATTTGATCCTGATTTGTATTACAGCTATTTTAAGACAATTGATGGTATTACACGGTGATGCTGTACAGACGCTATTATTATCAGTATCGATTTTATCACTGGTTATTGTGTTATTTGTGCTTAATTTAAGTGGTAACAAATCTTATGTTGGATTTAAATCCCATGCAGATGATAGACAGGAAATAAAATAATCCAGTAAAAAAAGTCACTCGAATGCTTTTCGAGTGACTTTTTACTATTTAAATTCCTAATAAAAAGATCAGTGCAATTGCTAAAACCACTTGAATAACACCAACTGATAGACCGTAAATCAAAAAACGTTTTCCTTCTTTGAAGAATTTTTGAAAATCTAAACGTAGACCAATTGCAGCTAACGCTGTGATTTCAAACCAACCGCTAAAGAAATGGGCTGTTTGGCTTAATTCTACAGGCAAATGAATCAAACTATTGATCACACAAAATAGTACGAATCCCACAACATACCAAGGTAAGGCGGAGCTTTTTTTCTTAGGTGCTATTTCTGTAGTTGTAGTAATCGGTGATCTTTGCTGCTTAAATCGACCAAAAAGGTAAACAACGACTACAAGCATCATGATCCGCATGATTTTGAACAACATAGCAAGCTCTACCACTTCTCCGTTGATCATACTGGCACTTGCAACGACTTGTCCAACTGATTGTAGAATCCCACCGATCAACGCGCTTTTTGTCAGAATGTCAGTCCCGTAGACAATGGAGCCGATAATTGGTAACAGTAGCATTAAAATAGTTCCTAGTAAATTGACTAGGGTAATGATCTGTCCTTTTTCTTCTTCTTTTGCATGAATCGCAGGTGCAATCGATGCAATTGCTGAAGAACCACAAACTGCATTTCCACCAGCCATCAATAAGGACATGTTATCTGAAAACTGCATTTTTTTACCAAGAAAATAAGAAGCAATGATCGTTAAAGCCATTTGTAAAAGGACAAAAATACCTCCTTTGATCCCGATTTGTGCGATGGTCTGAAACGTCACTGTGGCACCTAATAAAACAACTGAGAATTCTAATAGCTTGCCTTCAGCAATTTTCGTCCCTTTTTCCAATACTGGATTTTTTAAAAAAGTATTTCCAAGTAAGATACCCAGCAAGATCGCAATCGTTGCTGCACCTAAAGTCGGTAGCCAAATCGCAATGATTTTGCTAATAACGGCGACCACAAAAGCGGTGAGCAATCCAGGTAAAATGACCATTGTTTTTGTTAGATAAGTTCTTGTAACATTATTATTTTTCACTAAAATATTCATCTTCTTTCCATGTTTATCTCTCTACAAATCTAGTATAACGAAATTATTTGCATTTGAGAAATAAATAGTTAAAATAATATCTATAATGAAAATGAATGGAAAGGGTCTCTATGTTTAAATTACTGAAAACATTTCGTGCTGTTTATGAAACAAAAAATTTTTCAAAAGCTGCAGAACGTTTATTTATTTCACAACCAGCTGTTTCGAATCAAATCAAATTATTGGAAGAAGAGCTTGATATTCAGCTGTTTGTACGAAATGGTCGGCAAGAAATCATTACGACCAAACAAGCGGATATTTTATACAATCATTTGCTTAATTTGTCTGACGATTGGGAAGACGTTGTGCAAGCCTTACGAGTGCAAACAAATCCTAGAGAAACTTGTAGGATCATTGCTTCAAATACATTTGCAGTTTATTATCTACCAGAATTGATCAATCAATTGATCCAGCGCTTTCCAGAAGTCTCATTTATTTTGGATATGGATAATTCTGAGCGTGTACTAGATGGAATAGAGAAGCACCAAGCCCATTTTGGTTTTATTGAAAAACCTCTAATCACCGATTTAATCATTCGTCAAGAGATTTTGGCTGATGAATTAGTGCATGCTGGTGATTTTTCAAAAGATTTATGGCTAGTTCGAGAGGAAAATTCTGGAGTATTTCATTATACTGATCGCTACTTTTTGGCACATAACTTAAATCCTCAAAAAATGATCATCAAAAATAATGAAATGATTGTTAGATGTTTAGAGCAGGGGATCGGCCAGTCAATTATTTCCAAACGAGCGTTGACCAAAAACTTGAACTGGCGCTCACTAGGGCAAGAATATAAGAGGAATTTTTACTTTATTAAAAGACAACATATTGAATCTAGTCAGTTACGTGAAATCGAGTGTTTTATTCATCAATACTATCAGGAAAATTAGTTCAAAAATAGAAAAAAGCTAGTATACTTTTTTTGTGTCATAATATAGTCATTTTAATGAAACAAAACGGGTACCTTGTGCTATCTTAATAAGAGATTATTTATTCAGAAAATAACCAGTATATTTTGTGTAGGTATTTCGCGGTAAAAAACATAATAGAGTATATCTAGGCCAGGAGAGAACCTTGTGGAAACATTTTTATGGAATATTCAGCTAGAAGAATATGTTGCAACTGTAGATCAAACAATAAAAGTTGATCAAGAATACATCGACTATTACTGCAAGCTATCTAAAGAAGCGAATCAACTCGTTGAGAAAATAAATGCTGAGACACTAGCGTTAACGTTACCAAAATTAATGGCAA
The DNA window shown above is from Enterococcus sp. 12C11_DIV0727 and carries:
- a CDS encoding glycosyltransferase family 2 protein, whose product is MKILSVVVPAYNSEDYLHRAVDSLLSGAGDVEIIIVNDGSTDKTEEIANQYQEAYPDTVKVVHQKNGGHGDAVTTGLYAATGRYFKVVDSDDWVNESAYQRVIKQLKQLTNNRQVDMLVTNYVYEKVGAFHKKRVTYKRAIPENKVFGWNETKLRQGNYLLVHSIIFKTDLLKRINLHLPRHTFYVDNLFVFEPMHYVKRIYYLNVDFYRYFIGREDQSVNENKMIEQIDQQLFVNKKMIELYSSNQVEDESCRQYLFQFLEIVTTVSSVLALKSNTEEDLWKKEMLWNYIEILDPDLYAQLRKRFLGALLSRKGFGIRYFVLRIYKTCQRIYGFN
- a CDS encoding CPBP family intramembrane glutamic endopeptidase yields the protein MGYVKKFFVLVGLFLVSQMGMFIFSFAKGASLAMGNAQLSLFAAIVLMLVIIGNIWLLVFLGGKLGFLNLKFDFFTKKNVGIILGGFVLARVIAIGGTLLLNTQGSETTANDAAIQMIFTGENPLLIILLLGISAPIMEEIVFRGGIIGYWLEKIPVVAIAISSIAFGLVHGPTNLISFLIYGLMGLIMSVAYYKTQRLEVSIAIHFLNNILAAIVIALGMV
- the celB gene encoding PTS cellobiose transporter subunit IIC, whose amino-acid sequence is MNTFLEKLQAKIGPVAYKLDSNRYLSAIKNGFFVAMPLLIIGSMFLLVTQLPIKPYIQFMESVLGKDWMSLFLQVNNMTMNAMTLFVILGIASEMAKYYSVDRGSTQAIALVGFLILTPITATENGSFLPLSNFGASGLFVGMITAILAAEIFRWVVQKGWTIKMPESVPSNVAKSFSALIPGFFVVIIFNLIRIGFTFTSYETAQNFIFEVLQTPLLALGSSLPATLIILLFEALLWSFGIHGSNIVGAVMQPIWIALTVENAQAFAAGEPLPNIVNYQFYSNFVKLGGSSATIGLAIACLFFAKSVQFKTLGKLSFAPAIFNINEPLVFGIPIVLNPMMLIPFVIAPLLMCILAYTAMATGIVPLTNGVNLPWTMPPVIAGLMVSGWRGAVLQIVQILLSFGLYYPFFKMEDLKAYKVEMEGVATSDKTLEIEITEGV
- a CDS encoding TraX family protein; this translates as MNKKLDAFHLKVIAIVAMLLNHIGSGFRVYEYSDQLFFFTEFIGKLTFPIMAYLLVEGFHYTRNIKKYAARLGLFWLISIYPFHVLFYPGYPFALTELVNNIFFTLLMGLLLITLYDRTKNIAIHVLLVIIFSLATIMSDWNLIGVLIIFGFYRIQDVKLKKIIPPIYATGFLFLLMLIVYMIAPSSVPWYELLSGLGILMTIPLLLNYNGQRGYSPNWVKWGFYLFYPVHMILLILIRGIL
- the psiE gene encoding phosphate-starvation-inducible protein PsiE; protein product: MKEEQRFGIMKKYVNWVLDIVLGVLALLILIFMIRQLIDIGTFINKPMTPKNLSIVMQEVVAFFMLFEFIMMVIRYIQEGHHIPIRYLILICITAILRQLMVLHGDAVQTLLLSVSILSLVIVLFVLNLSGNKSYVGFKSHADDRQEIK
- a CDS encoding YeiH family protein, which produces MNILVKNNNVTRTYLTKTMVILPGLLTAFVVAVISKIIAIWLPTLGAATIAILLGILLGNTFLKNPVLEKGTKIAEGKLLEFSVVLLGATVTFQTIAQIGIKGGIFVLLQMALTIIASYFLGKKMQFSDNMSLLMAGGNAVCGSSAIASIAPAIHAKEEEKGQIITLVNLLGTILMLLLPIIGSIVYGTDILTKSALIGGILQSVGQVVASASMINGEVVELAMLFKIMRIMMLVVVVYLFGRFKQQRSPITTTTEIAPKKKSSALPWYVVGFVLFCVINSLIHLPVELSQTAHFFSGWFEITALAAIGLRLDFQKFFKEGKRFLIYGLSVGVIQVVLAIALIFLLGI
- a CDS encoding LysR family transcriptional regulator; the encoded protein is MFKLLKTFRAVYETKNFSKAAERLFISQPAVSNQIKLLEEELDIQLFVRNGRQEIITTKQADILYNHLLNLSDDWEDVVQALRVQTNPRETCRIIASNTFAVYYLPELINQLIQRFPEVSFILDMDNSERVLDGIEKHQAHFGFIEKPLITDLIIRQEILADELVHAGDFSKDLWLVREENSGVFHYTDRYFLAHNLNPQKMIIKNNEMIVRCLEQGIGQSIISKRALTKNLNWRSLGQEYKRNFYFIKRQHIESSQLREIECFIHQYYQEN
- a CDS encoding DUF7006 family protein encodes the protein METFLWNIQLEEYVATVDQTIKVDQEYIDYYCKLSKEANQLVEKINAETLALTLPKLMAIDEKCTLIIFYIFNGYALAEDTANATIQLIEQECKKTHREKYIFDMPEYETWSISQRII